In Hemicordylus capensis ecotype Gifberg chromosome 12, rHemCap1.1.pri, whole genome shotgun sequence, the genomic stretch cagCCCAGCCAGTACTTGGCGATGGAGCGGGGGTACCTGGGCTTCACCGTATCCACACGCCTCGTCTGCAGGTTGAGACGGTAGTACttgtctggggggcgggggggagagagaggccaaGCGGTGAGCATCGCCCCGGGAGTAGgattgccccccacccaccccgacaaGGACCGTCGATCTGTCCGGAGCTGGAGGGACCCAGGGCCTGTCTCCGTAGCAGAAAGCAGCTTCCGGTGCCCCAGGCATCCCCAGAGCTTACGGCTGGACATGGGTCTGACAGAGAGAGGGGCATGGAGTCGTGCACGGTGTGGACGGTGCTTTTCCCGCCCTCTCTCTGGCTTAGCTGCTGagtgctgggagattcaggacaggccAAAGGCTTCCGGACACACGGTGTGgcggagcacctgctttgcatgcagaaggtcctcccaggttcagtccctggtggcagcatctcccttcagagatggggaaaaactcctgcctggaacccagaAGAGCCTCTGCCCGTCCGGGCTGACAggcctgagctagacggactaaCGATCAGACTCCATAGGCAGCCACTTCCTCTGCTcctagctagtggccatcaccgctccttgtggcagtgagttccgcaGGCTGGTTATGGGGTGTGTGAGAGGGAACATCCTTTCTGCCAAGGGACGGAAGAACATCCCATCcccccccctgctggtgctgtcgGCAGGCCAGGTTTGGGGACAGCACAGatggtcccccaccccaccccgctagAATCAGGCCGGCCTTCCCAGCCCGGACCCACCTTCTGCAAAGAAGTAGACGCTCtgcaggggctggcaggggggGTCGCTGCCCCACAGCCAGTCCAGGTCGGAGGACTCCGAGCTGGCTTCGTCCAGCCAGTCCCAGGACGGGGGGTCCCAGCGGCCCCAGCGCTGCCGGTTGCGGTACCGTCTCCGGTGCTGGCGGGAGGGCCTCTTCCCGGAGCGGCGCTGGGGGGCCCTGCGGGACACGTAGATCCGCCCCACCATGGCCGCATCCAGGCGCGGCAGCTGGGCGGGCAGCCCCTTCCAGTCTCTGAGGAGGGGGCGTGGCCTGCTGGCCCCACCTGGCAAGGGGGAGAGCCGCCCATGAGGGACCCCCACCCTGGCCCCAGAGGCGGCCAAGGGAGGGGCCGGCTCTCCCCCAGGCCAAGGGGCTCTCTCTCTTTCGGCCGGGGCAGATCCAGATGTTTCCCCTGAAGGTGGGGTTGTGGGCGTCCCACCTTCCCAGCGCTGGGGccctttttgggtttttttttttttttggagaaatGCAGGCCAAGGGGCAACACGCCTGGCTGATCTTGGGGTCGGagaagcctgctctcctcactcagGGGCTGGGTGCGCCCCCCACTTTGGACTGTGTGCCAAGGTCAGAGGCCAGGAGCAGGATGGAGACCTGggaagccccagctgggtaggacccccccccccaattctgaaGCGGAGGTCTGAATCCGGGTCCAGGTGTGAGTCTTTGCGTGGGgtccagcccccctccccacttaccCCTTCGCGACCCCCCAAAGAGCAGCTGGAAGACGTCGTCCCAGGAGTCGTCCTGGAGCAGCGTGTAGTGGTCAAAGACCACCGAGGGGGACGTCTCTTCGCACTGCTGGCGGCTGGGCTGCTTCGTGAAGTCGTAGGACCAGTATTTCTTCCCTGCAAGGCAGAGGCGGCAGCCTCCTGATGCTCTGGACCCCccgaccccacacacacacacaatctctctccCTATATATCTATCTCTATTGGGGGCGACGAGCGGCCCCCTGGAGTGGATCGGGGTGAGCGTGGCGAGCTGGGCCTCGACTGGGACATCCTGGATCCCCGCCTCTGTAGGGCCGGGAATCGCCAAGCCCAGGAAATTGTGTGTGTCAAGAAAGGGATGGTCCTGAGCACTCGGGGACGAGCCGGCAGGGATTCCTCGCCGGCCCAGCTAGTCGCTTTGACACTTTTGGCTTTGACACTTTGGCTGCGGCAGGCCCCGAGAAGCGGAAGGTCTCCCCCGGGCGGCCGCCTCTTCCCCGTCCCTGGGGGCCTGGGCCGTGCCAAGACCCACCGCGAGGAGGGGCCTCcgtgccccccactcccccccccacccaccccgaatgGCACCAGCCTCCCCAGCTGGCTCAGCGCCCCCAGCGGGACCCCACTGGCCGGCGGAGCTGGGGAGGAGGGCAGCCTGCCCAGCCCCACACCTTGGAAGAAGTAGACCCTCTCGCTGGCGAAGTAGTTCTGGGCGGGCAGCGCGAAGGCCGCGTCCACGCCGTGGGGGATCCCCTTGAAGCCGTCCGAGATGTTCCGGGGGTACTCCGGGTCCAGGAGGCCGTCGTCGAAGCGCCAGTACTGGcttccctggaggaggaggaggaggaggagggttagggttagggttagggtacccttgggggggggtgtcttgtcGAACCGGGGAAGGTGCCGaaggaagagggcaacccagaggCCCCGGGGCCGGGAGCACCCTCCTCCATCCCGAGGGGAGGCAAGGCTGCTTCCGGCCTCTGGGGCTGGTCCATGTGGACAAGAGGCGGCTGAGGGGGGACGTGGCGGAGGGGGAGACAGCTAGGCATGGcgtggagggggggggacagaggtgatggtcccccctccctccctccctcccattagaGCCAGGGGGCGTCCCCTGAAACTCAAGGCTGGGAAAGGGAGGACCCACAAGAGGGAGTCCtccttcacacagcacatcattgatctgtggaactctctgccacaggatgtggggggggcaccagcttggatgagacacatgcatggaggacagCAGGCCGGTCAGTGGATGGCTATGGGTCcctctccagcctcggaggcccgatgcctcccaatcccagtggcaggagagagggagagggggcctgcccttgCTGCTTGCATCTGCGGGGGCTGCTCCCCAGAGGGGGCGTCTGGTGgggggccgctgtgggaaacagcaGGCTGGACCggataggccttcttgggcctgacccagccgCAGGGCTGCTGTTCTGTGCTTGTCTTTTGTCTGGGGAAATAAAGACTACGGGGAGACCTGACAGAGGCATGgaaagagtggggagagagagggggggggagttctcctccctccctcaccaccctcggaccagggatcatcccatgaagctgactgCCAGGACAACAGCCCTGGCCCGCCCCAGACCGTGGGGCCTTCTGGGCCCCCCCGTCTTGCTTGGCTTGGTCTACGGAAGCAGAGAGTGATCAGCCCCCAAGCAGCAAGCACACTGTCAGCCCCACTGAAGGGCTTGGAGGGGGGGCCCCAAAGgagaggggctggggctggctgcatccaggctgggggggggggggctgagggttGGGGGGGGCTCCCCACCTGGAAGAGGTAGGTCTTCCCCTGGCAGTTGATGCGGGTGAAGGCGGCGTCAATGGGGCCCGGGATGCCCCACACTTCCTCGATCAGTTTGGGATAACCAGGCCTGGCGCTCTTCTCGTCGAGTTCGTAGAAATGTCGCCCTGGATTGAGGAAGGAAAAGCGGAGACCATGTCGCCGGGGCGGGCACGGCGGGGCGGAGACCGTCCAGGGCCTCGGGAgctgcagctcaggggcagagagGCCTCTGCCTTGCACACGGGAGGTCCCGGATTCAAatcctggcggcagcagcatctccaaatgcGGCTGgggaagacgcctgcctgaaaccctggcaggAGTCTGGGCAATCCTGTGCCAGAGGAACCCACTGTTCttgtggggatggggccgtagctcaggggcagagaggCCTCTGCTTGGCCGGTGGAAGGCCCCTGGTTCggtcccagcagcagcaccatctctaagtccaggggcaagagacccctgcttgaaacctcggggagctgctgccggtcagggcTGCCAGtcctgaactaggtggaccaagggctgGACTCGGCCAAAGACCTGCAGATGGTGAGTCTGAGGGCTcgctcggaggaggaggagggggggggatccTACTGTACCACGGAAGGCGTAGATGGAGCCGTTCTTCAGACTGGCAAAGGCATCGAAAGGCTTCCCGCTGCACAAGGTCTCTTCCGTGGAGTCCGTGGCCTCGGTCCCCCTTGCTGGCTCTTCTGTCCCCCTTGCTGGCTCTTCTGTCCCCCTTGCTGGCTCTTCTGCCCACACGTACTCGTAGCCAGTGGTGGCCTCTGGGGCCGGGCTGGTGGTTGCAGGCCGGACGGTGGTGGTGACGTTGGGGAGGTCGGGGTCGTAGTAATCCGGGTATTCATCCTCGGGCTGCAGAAAGACGTCTCCGCGGGTGACTGTGGCGGGGAAGGAACGGCCGTCACAAGGGAGGCCGGCACTGGTGGTTAGGGGCTCAAACCTTGCCTGCCCCATGCGGGGcccgggttcaaatcctgacCAGCGCCGGGCTCTTCTCATCTTAGGGGAGAAGAGCCAGCCCTACAGCCGAGCATGAagtaccccctttgctaagcggggtctgccctgctttgcatttggatgggggactacacgtgagcactagGAAGAGATTCCCTGTACGGAATGGGGCcgtatctcagtggcagagcgtcggcttttgcacgcaggaggtccccggtccagcccctggcagcatctgcaagtagggctgggaaagacccccgcctggaaccctggagatctgctgccggtcagtgtagacaatcctaagctggacagaccaagggtctgactcattcgGTGGCAGCGTCTTATTGTCCTACCCAGACCTCTAAGACGGAGGCACAGACAGGAGCGTGAGCAAAGGCACGCTCCAGAAACCACGGAAGGGGGaggagctgccccccacccccaatctcttTGGCATCTAGCAGGGCACCCCGGGTCGAACCTTTGCTCTTGCACGTGGCGGCGTAGTCGGTACAACAGCTCTGGTAGTAGATGCAGAGGTCGTCACACTGGCATTTCTTCAGGGCGTCGAACCCCAGGTCGCAGCGGCCCTCGCAGGACTCTGGGGAGCAGCGGGGGAGAACCccaagtgaggggaggggaggggcggcaGGGTGGCCCTCGGGGCAAGGGGCCCGCAGCTCCCTGGGGGGCCAGGGCTCCTCTGCAAGGAACGGAGCGTCcgggagaagagctggccttgtgggcagcaagcaggaagggggcccttcgctaagcagggcccaccctggtttgcattggggtggggtggggctgcaggTGTgagccctggggctgctgctcctgccagctttggcatgcatgcagaaggtggcaagggccctccctggcagcatccccgaCTTGTCCCCGGGCAAGATCCTATGAGCCTTCTTGGTGATTTCCCACCCGCTTCCCAGTGATGCCCACTTCCAGCTCCAAGTGGGGCGGAGATGGAGAGTGGGGCACTCACCCTCGGCAGCGAAGGCCAGCGGCAGGgtcaccagcagcaacagcagcctcaTGGCGAGCAGCCGGGCAGGCGACCGTCCTTGTctgactggaggaggaggtggtggtggtggtggtggggctccagcAGCCTCCCGCTGCAGCAGCCGCGGAGCGTGTTTGTTCAGCCGGCCCTCCCTGTTTCGGGGAAGCAAACAAGGCCAGGGGGGTCATTGTCCGATGGCAGGCCCATCCATCGGGCAAACAGAGGCCGGGCCGgtcttgcagctgcagcagcggaGGAGAAGCGTGAATGCTGCTTTGCCctcccggaggaggaggaggaggaggagagctggccttgtgggtcGCCAGCAGGAATGggccccttggctaagcagggtcttccctggcttGCATTagaatgagccagtgtggtgtagtcgtggttagagtgctggactaggactggggaaacccgagttcaaatcccacttcagcctcatgagacttgctgggtgactagACTGGAAACGAACACCGGCAGGAATGCCAAAAGGAGCCGGGACTCTGGAATAAACCAACGGATACATCATTCCCTAATGAAATCagagtctccccttctctgaatgtttttaagaaggacctaaaaacatacctgtttagtcaggcttttagtccaGAGTTTTAAAGtttcggttttagagtttttattgtattctaAACTGTTGTaatgatgttaatgttttaatggttttatatggttgtgcactgcccagggaCATTGGTGTgtggggcgggatataaatgtactaaataaatagataaaatgtcCCTCAAAGAGGACAGCCGTGGGTTCATTGTTACTCGAACCCTGagcctttgctctgtgcaaaggCTGCAGCTTTTACCCTGATCATTTGGGGGTAGCCGTGAAGAAGAGGTGataacttatttgtttggcattccaaggtttttaaattgttcttgaaTGTTTTTGATTGGTCTAAAATGGtcttgaaactttttaaaaaattttaacaTTCTAAAATCCACCCtcaacatagcatccctccagtgactgatgctggtgtctatcttatgtttctttctgcgTTGTgactcctttggggacagggagccatcttatttatttattcattctttctctatgtgaaccgctttggaaacttttcccgaaaagcggtctataaatattgaTGTTTTTTTGCATATTGTTTAAATCCGTTTTGTGTTAAacggggtttgtttttgttttttactacttctacaacaaatatttatctgCCACTTTTCAACAGCCGTTTCCAAAgaggttgacacagagaaatgatCCATCAACAATAGaccagatggctccctgtccccaaagggctcaccatctcaaaaagaaagatcagatcaacaccagccacagtcaccggagggatgctgtgctggggacggagagggccagttgctctccccctgctcagtcgtCGGGAGAACCACCCCTTCAAGaaggggcctcctggcccagtTATCAGGGAACCGCGCCCTGCAAACACGGCGTGGTGGAGTTTGCTCTGGATCGATTCAGCCTCGTTACTGATTCATCTGAACTCGGGCTGCCCCTTCTTCCAGCTcctgcctttctctctcctcctttccctcctctctggCTCTGATTCACTTCGGGGGCAAAGAGCAGGCCAGTGACCAGCCTCTTACGGCCCTTTCTGAAATGGCTCGAGGCTGCTCGA encodes the following:
- the VTN gene encoding vitronectin isoform X1, coding for MSPLPRKDRLGQEAAPLPGQQHPPLLSRMLPLLGGGVAQPGSRHQAVLDAGPSSLQRLPMAAGRSSPAGRCTDTDTDTDTPRPPFSYRAGAWRAWRSLGGHFCLAASAAALEPSRAVRGAQSVTQTNPLAGCCGDGEPGQQQGGRCGAAWPVWPQKTQAGVQALREGGVCREGRLNKHAPRLLQREAAGAPPPPPPPPPPVRQGRSPARLLAMRLLLLLVTLPLAFAAEESCEGRCDLGFDALKKCQCDDLCIYYQSCCTDYAATCKSKVTRGDVFLQPEDEYPDYYDPDLPNVTTTVRPATTSPAPEATTGYEYVWAEEPARGTEEPARGTEEPARGTEATDSTEETLCSGKPFDAFASLKNGSIYAFRGRHFYELDEKSARPGYPKLIEEVWGIPGPIDAAFTRINCQGKTYLFQGSQYWRFDDGLLDPEYPRNISDGFKGIPHGVDAAFALPAQNYFASERVYFFQGKKYWSYDFTKQPSRQQCEETSPSVVFDHYTLLQDDSWDDVFQLLFGGSRRGGASRPRPLLRDWKGLPAQLPRLDAAMVGRIYVSRRAPQRRSGKRPSRQHRRRYRNRQRWGRWDPPSWDWLDEASSESSDLDWLWGSDPPCQPLQSVYFFAEDKYYRLNLQTRRVDTVKPRYPRSIAKYWLGCPEEEEDLA
- the VTN gene encoding vitronectin isoform X2, which translates into the protein MSPLPRKDRLGQEAAPLPGQQHPPLLSRMLPLLGGGVAQPGSRHQAVLDAGPSSLQRLPMAAGRSSPAGRCTDTDTDTDTPRPPFSYRAGAWRAWRSLGGHFCLAASAAALEPSRAVRGAQSVTQTNPLAGCCGDGEPGQQQGGRCGAAWPVWPQKTQAGVQALREGGVCREGRLNKHAPRLLQREAAGAPPPPPPPPPPVRQGRSPARLLAMRLLLLLVTLPLAFAAEESCEGRCDLGFDALKKCQCDDLCIYYQSCCTDYAATCKSKVTRGDVFLQPEDEYPDYYDPDLPNVTTTVRPATTSPAPEATTGYEYVWAEEPARGTEEPARGTEEPARGTEATDSTEETLCSGKPFDAFASLKNGSIYAFRGRHFYELDEKSARPGYPKLIEEVWGIPGPIDAAFTRINCQGKTYLFQGSQYWRFDDGLLDPEYPRNISDGFKGIPHGVDAAFALPAQNYFASERVYFFQGGASRPRPLLRDWKGLPAQLPRLDAAMVGRIYVSRRAPQRRSGKRPSRQHRRRYRNRQRWGRWDPPSWDWLDEASSESSDLDWLWGSDPPCQPLQSVYFFAEDKYYRLNLQTRRVDTVKPRYPRSIAKYWLGCPEEEEDLA
- the VTN gene encoding vitronectin isoform X3; this translates as MSPLPRKDRLGQEAAPLPGQQHPPLLSRMLPLLGGGVAQPGSRHQAVLDAGPSSLQRLPMAAGRSSPAGRCTDTDTDTDTPRPPFSYRAGAWRAWRSLGGHFCLAASAAALEPSRAVRGAQSVTQTNPLAGCCGDGEPGQQQGGRCGAAWPVWPQKTQAGVQALREGGVCREGRLNKHAPRLLQREAAGAPPPPPPPPPPVRQGRSPARLLAMRLLLLLVTLPLAFAAEESCEGRCDLGFDALKKCQCDDLCIYYQSCCTDYAATCKSKVTRGDVFLQPEDEYPDYYDPDLPNVTTTVRPATTSPAPEATTGYEYVWAEEPARGTEEPARGTEEPARGTEATDSTEETLCSGKPFDAFASLKNGSIYAFRGRHFYELDEKSARPGYPKLIEEVWGIPGPIDAAFTRINCQGKTYLFQGSQYWRFDDGLLDPEYPRNISDGFKGIPHGVDAAFALPAQNYFASERVYFFQGKKYWSYDFTKQPSRQQCEETSPSVVFDHYTLLQDDSWDDVFQLLFGGSRRDKYYRLNLQTRRVDTVKPRYPRSIAKYWLGCPEEEEDLA